A region from the Aegilops tauschii subsp. strangulata cultivar AL8/78 chromosome 5, Aet v6.0, whole genome shotgun sequence genome encodes:
- the LOC109770530 gene encoding uncharacterized protein isoform X1 gives MAMDAIHEMEDAYKNSAAIAGNTATMLEAVSKAALSTSAAHLVQIASQVAGIADDSIASKVKLVKAARRLSRIEASGRAHVVRELILESAALAREAENVGNQILRCSAIDLGNAGRSFLQLAALQNMDGLVEEQADQDNEEVPEQPTTWISSWWSKRKRMRDIESLEAPLLNPAASMVRDNTSTTVPQGQGRLCDKWLGMQTCALAMSLSLLPYMGRDGLFKDKTIFSSNYLWRVDLLFKLWWGLVALGVPCSLYGRGCMAQQYARVSGHLAILGLTFLVGMFSHWILEIEAIEAAILLKSFLGLTTAGFICLFIACCAAGDL, from the exons ATG GCAATGGACGCGATACACGAGATGGAGGACGCCTACAAAAATTCTGCAGCCATTGCTGGGAACACCGCGACAATGTTAGAAGCTGTCTCAAAGGCAGCCCTTTCAACTAGCGCTGCGCACTTGGTGCAGATCGCGAGTCAAGTCGCAGGGATAGCTGATGATTCGATTGCTAGTAAGGTCAAGCTCGTCAAAGCTGCTCGTCGACTATCTCGAATAGAAGCTTCTGGAAGGGCTCATGTCGTACGCGAGCTTATACTTGAGTCCGCCGCACTTGCACGAGAAGCTGAGAATGTAGGAAACCAGATCCTTAGGTGCAGTGCCATTGACTTGGGAAATGCTGGGCGCTCTTTCCTACAACTCGCTGCTTTGCAGAACATGGATGGACTGGTGGAAGAGCAAGCCGACCAAGATAATGAGGAAGTCCCAGAGCAACCGACAACCTGGATCTCTTCATGGTGGTCCAAAAGGAAAAGAATGAGAGATATTGAATCTTTGGAGGCTCCTTTGCTAAATCCAGCTGCCTCAATGGTCAGGGACAATACCTCTACCACTGTTCCACAG GGCCAAGGGAGGCTATGTGACAAGTGGCTAGGCATGCAGACATGCGCCCTTGCAATGTCTCTCAGTTTGCTCCCCTACATGGGAAGAGATGGCCTTTTTAAGGATAAAACAATTTTCTCAAGTAATTATCTGTGGCGGGTGGATTTGCTATTCAAGTTGTGGTGGGGCTTGGTAGCTCTTGGCGTGCCTTGCAGTTTGTATGGCCGCGGTTGTATGGCGCAGCAGTATGCCCGTGTGTCCGGCCACTTGGCAATACTTG GCCTGACTTTTCTTGTTGGCATGTTCTCTCATTGGATACTGGAGATCGAGGCGATTGAGGCGGCAATACTGTTGAAATCTTTTCTTGGCCTTACAACCGCGggttttatttgcttgttcataGCT TGCTGCGCAGCGGGTGACCTGTGA
- the LOC109770530 gene encoding uncharacterized protein isoform X2, whose protein sequence is MDAIHEMEDAYKNSAAIAGNTATMLEAVSKAALSTSAAHLVQIASQVAGIADDSIASKVKLVKAARRLSRIEASGRAHVVRELILESAALAREAENVGNQILRCSAIDLGNAGRSFLQLAALQNMDGLVEEQADQDNEEVPEQPTTWISSWWSKRKRMRDIESLEAPLLNPAASMVRDNTSTTVPQGQGRLCDKWLGMQTCALAMSLSLLPYMGRDGLFKDKTIFSSNYLWRVDLLFKLWWGLVALGVPCSLYGRGCMAQQYARVSGHLAILGLTFLVGMFSHWILEIEAIEAAILLKSFLGLTTAGFICLFIACCAAGDL, encoded by the exons ATGGACGCGATACACGAGATGGAGGACGCCTACAAAAATTCTGCAGCCATTGCTGGGAACACCGCGACAATGTTAGAAGCTGTCTCAAAGGCAGCCCTTTCAACTAGCGCTGCGCACTTGGTGCAGATCGCGAGTCAAGTCGCAGGGATAGCTGATGATTCGATTGCTAGTAAGGTCAAGCTCGTCAAAGCTGCTCGTCGACTATCTCGAATAGAAGCTTCTGGAAGGGCTCATGTCGTACGCGAGCTTATACTTGAGTCCGCCGCACTTGCACGAGAAGCTGAGAATGTAGGAAACCAGATCCTTAGGTGCAGTGCCATTGACTTGGGAAATGCTGGGCGCTCTTTCCTACAACTCGCTGCTTTGCAGAACATGGATGGACTGGTGGAAGAGCAAGCCGACCAAGATAATGAGGAAGTCCCAGAGCAACCGACAACCTGGATCTCTTCATGGTGGTCCAAAAGGAAAAGAATGAGAGATATTGAATCTTTGGAGGCTCCTTTGCTAAATCCAGCTGCCTCAATGGTCAGGGACAATACCTCTACCACTGTTCCACAG GGCCAAGGGAGGCTATGTGACAAGTGGCTAGGCATGCAGACATGCGCCCTTGCAATGTCTCTCAGTTTGCTCCCCTACATGGGAAGAGATGGCCTTTTTAAGGATAAAACAATTTTCTCAAGTAATTATCTGTGGCGGGTGGATTTGCTATTCAAGTTGTGGTGGGGCTTGGTAGCTCTTGGCGTGCCTTGCAGTTTGTATGGCCGCGGTTGTATGGCGCAGCAGTATGCCCGTGTGTCCGGCCACTTGGCAATACTTG GCCTGACTTTTCTTGTTGGCATGTTCTCTCATTGGATACTGGAGATCGAGGCGATTGAGGCGGCAATACTGTTGAAATCTTTTCTTGGCCTTACAACCGCGggttttatttgcttgttcataGCT TGCTGCGCAGCGGGTGACCTGTGA